The following proteins come from a genomic window of Patescibacteria group bacterium:
- the cysK gene encoding cysteine synthase A, whose translation MKNILNTIGNTPMVRLNKINQDINAAIWVKLEFFNPGGSVKDRIGITMIEDAERKGLLKPGGTIVEPTSGNTGIGLALVAVLKGYKMIFTMPDKMSKEKESLLRAYGAKVIRTPTAVLPEDPRSYYKVAEKITKETKNAFCPNQYYNQNNPKTHYETTGPEIWRDTNGMITHFVAGMGTGGTISGAGKYLKNKNPNIKIIGADPEGSIFHHEFYKTKGKIHTYKTEGIGEDFIPDTINLEIVDEIITVNDKNAFLTTRRLAKEEGLLVGGSSGAAAFAALKIAKNLDKNDVIVVLFPDTGRNYLSTIFNDEWMLKNDFL comes from the coding sequence ATGAAAAACATTTTAAATACCATCGGTAATACTCCAATGGTAAGGCTAAACAAAATTAACCAGGACATTAACGCTGCTATTTGGGTTAAGTTGGAATTTTTTAACCCCGGAGGGAGCGTTAAAGATAGAATAGGAATAACAATGATTGAGGATGCAGAAAGAAAAGGATTGCTTAAGCCCGGAGGAACGATCGTTGAGCCCACTTCTGGAAACACTGGCATTGGACTGGCCTTAGTGGCCGTCTTAAAAGGATATAAAATGATTTTTACAATGCCAGATAAAATGAGCAAGGAAAAAGAATCATTACTACGGGCTTATGGAGCAAAAGTTATAAGAACTCCAACAGCCGTCTTGCCAGAAGATCCTAGAAGCTACTACAAAGTTGCTGAAAAAATTACAAAAGAAACTAAAAATGCATTCTGCCCAAATCAGTATTATAATCAGAATAATCCAAAAACTCATTATGAGACCACTGGTCCTGAAATTTGGAGAGATACAAACGGAATGATAACGCATTTTGTTGCGGGTATGGGAACTGGTGGCACGATAAGTGGTGCAGGTAAATACTTAAAAAACAAAAATCCAAATATCAAAATAATTGGTGCCGATCCAGAAGGCTCTATATTTCATCACGAATTTTACAAAACAAAGGGTAAAATCCATACATATAAAACAGAAGGCATTGGCGAAGATTTTATTCCTGACACAATTAACCTTGAAATAGTAGATGAGATTATAACGGTAAACGATAAAAATGCATTTTTAACAACCAGGAGACTGGCAAAAGAGGAAGGCTTGCTGGTAGGAGGATCATCGGGTGCCGCTGCCTTTGCAGCTCTTAAAATAGCAAAGAATTTAGATAAAAATGATGTAATCGTTGTGCTCTTTCCAGATACTGGAAGGAATTACCTAAGCACCATTTTTAATGATGAGTGGATGCTTAAAAACGATTTCTTATAG
- a CDS encoding GtrA family protein: MFMKKADIILAIISGEGVAWIAYGLITGAGVNSILGLEVADLLWFLFIIFPILALLGLWISYLIGKKYLFVPQVAKFLLIGVLAVLIDLGILNLFMSFFGVAAGWGFVLFKAISFIVATFSKFWGNKFWAFEKAETEKMGKELLQFYIVTLVGMTVNVGVASFIVNIVGIQFGLPASVWANIGAIVAAVAGAAWNFLGYKFVVFKR, from the coding sequence ATGTTTATGAAAAAAGCAGACATTATCCTTGCTATCATATCTGGAGAAGGGGTTGCCTGGATAGCTTATGGCTTGATTACAGGAGCAGGAGTGAATAGCATTTTAGGATTGGAAGTTGCTGATTTATTGTGGTTTTTATTTATTATTTTCCCTATTCTGGCATTATTAGGGCTTTGGATTAGTTATTTGATAGGGAAGAAGTACTTATTTGTTCCTCAAGTTGCAAAATTTCTTTTAATCGGAGTGTTAGCAGTTTTAATTGATTTGGGAATTTTAAATCTTTTCATGTCTTTTTTTGGTGTAGCTGCAGGCTGGGGTTTTGTTTTATTTAAAGCAATATCTTTTATTGTTGCTACATTTTCCAAGTTCTGGGGCAATAAGTTCTGGGCTTTTGAAAAAGCTGAAACAGAAAAAATGGGGAAAGAATTATTGCAATTTTATATTGTCACTCTTGTCGGAATGACAGTAAATGTAGGAGTTGCCTCATTTATTGTTAATATTGTTGGAATTCAGTTTGGATTACCTGCTTCAGTATGGGCTAATATCGGAGCGATTGTAGCTGCC